The following DNA comes from Streptomyces sp. NBC_00273.
GAGTCGTCGCGCCGGCGCGTTCGGAGACGCCGTGCGCTCCGATGATGAGCAGGTCCACCTGGAGGGAACGGATCGCCTGGTCGGCGAGGGGTCCGACGAGCGAGGCCGACTTGGTGGGAGTGCCGCCGGTCAGGAGCAGCGCGGGGCCCGTGGGGCCCTCGGCCCCGGTGGGCCGCAGCAGTTGGGCGACCGGCAGGGAGTTGGTCACCACCGTCAGACCCGCGATGTCCCGGAGCCGGGTCGCTACCGCGTAGGACGTCGTTCCGCCGGAGATGGCCACGACGCTGCCCGGTTTCACGAGGGCGGAGGCTGCCTCGGCCACCGCCGACTTGGCCCGCGACTCCAGACCGGCCTTCGTTTCGAAGGGTGGTTCGTCTCCTGTGGTGACGGAGGCGCTGATCGCGCCCCCGTGCACCTTCGACAGGGAACCGGCGCGGGCGAGCACGTCGAGGTCGCGACGAATGGTCATGTCGGAGACGCCCAGCTGTTCCACGAGATCGGCCACCCGCACGGCGCCCTCGCGGCGCACGATGTCGAGGATGAGAGCCTGCCGCTGCGGTGCAAGGCGTGCTGACTCGGTCACGATCTCGTCCCCCGTTTCTCTGCGCGCCGTCCGTGTACGCCGCCAAAGTCGCACGGCATTCCTCACGAACGAACAGTCTACGTCGCAGGGCTTCGGCCTCACCGTGTTCTCACACAATGCGCCGGGCGCCGTCGGCCGGGGAGACCGGGAA
Coding sequences within:
- a CDS encoding DeoR/GlpR family DNA-binding transcription regulator is translated as MTESARLAPQRQALILDIVRREGAVRVADLVEQLGVSDMTIRRDLDVLARAGSLSKVHGGAISASVTTGDEPPFETKAGLESRAKSAVAEAASALVKPGSVVAISGGTTSYAVATRLRDIAGLTVVTNSLPVAQLLRPTGAEGPTGPALLLTGGTPTKSASLVGPLADQAIRSLQVDLLIIGAHGVSERAGATTPNLAEAQTNRALIDCATQVAVVADHTKWGVVGLSRFIALSEIDYFISDDGLDPEACSVLRDSVGELLLGTTQP